Proteins from a genomic interval of Zingiber officinale cultivar Zhangliang chromosome 2A, Zo_v1.1, whole genome shotgun sequence:
- the LOC122041731 gene encoding uncharacterized protein LOC122041731 → MADRSLLFTGFLVLLTAGASSGALISSKASPGLAISDLKDSIVRALGFQAEDVEVSGFQARDAQVGHSLAYEFEIEIDKKVIPIKLLEDVSRWEAADFPTFGEDAEKEGDGTELVNIERWSNSRAPPTLPPFQLAGPLELWIQDADSLRIALPHEVEAGTLRKVILTDDVAVTVKGARSVSLRLPLQLPLPLNRTHPDSRRPASGLLAIAEAARQSARSSGEPLLSLRVVGPTSLTSSPSASPHDKLKLKRLAPGLVELSSRSLPSTAGAQNPTLWPLISLNGSNSNIQGFEELLASLLGRKGEEEGSFTLLKADVAARSYMKIGFKIEKQIAEGEVDWSSYPEWRTRPEKSTAHFEVLSRIEENGKVIPERITEVNPAEILDSVAQSELTGNFSMSRASIVHPPQSFFAL, encoded by the exons ATGGCGGATCGTTCCCTCTTATTCACAGGATTCCTCGTACTTCTCACGGCGGGAGCTTCTTCAGGTGCTCTAATCTCCTCGAAAGCGTCTCCCGGACTAGCTATTTCG GATTTGAAGGATTCGATTGTGAGGGCGCTGGGGTTCCAGGCAGAGGACGTGGAGGTCTCGGGGTTCCAGGCCCGTGACGCGCAGGTGGGGCATTCGCTGGCGTACGAATTCGAGATCGAGATCGATAAGAAGGTTATTCCGATCAAGTTGTTGGAGGACGTGAGCCGATGGGAGGCTGCGGATTTTCCGACATTTGGAGAGGACGCAGAGAAGGAAGGAGATGGAACAGAGTTGGTGAACATCGAGAGGTGGTCGAATTCTAGGGCTCCGCCGACCTTGCCGCCGTTTCAGCTCGCCGGCCCTTTGGAGCTGTGGATTCAAGACGCCGATAGCCTGAGAATTGCATTGCCG CACGAGGTCGAAGCCGGAACGTTGAGGAAAGTGATTTTAACAGACGATGTCGCCGTCACCGTGAAGGGCGCGCGGTCTGTAAGCCTCCGGCTGCCGCTGCAACTCCCCCTCCCTCTCAACCGCACCCATCCCGACAGCCGCCGGCCCGCGTCGGGGCTGCTTGCCATCGCCGAGGCCGCACGTCAGTCCGCCCGTTCATCAGGCGAACCCCTCCTCTCCCTCCGCGTCGTCGGTCCGACATCCCTCACCTCCTCTCCATCGGCGTCACCCCACgacaagctcaagctcaagcgGCTCGCCCCGGGGCTCGTCGAGCTCTCCTCGCGCTCCCTCCCGTCGACCGCCGGAGCGCAAAACCCGACTCTTTGGCCACTGATATCGCTGAACGGATCCAATTCCAACATCCAAGGATTCGAGGAGCTGTTGGCGTCGTTGCTCGGGCGGAAGGGCGAGGAAGAAGGATCGTTCACGCTGCTGAAAGCAGATGTAGCAGCGAGAAGCTACATGAAGATTGGATTCAAAATAGAGAAGCAGATTGCGGAAGGGGAGGTGGACTGGTCCAGTTATCCGGAATGGAGGACGAGGCCGGAGAAATCCACGGCTCACTTCGAGGTTCTTTCTCGGATAGAGGAGAATGGAAAGGTCATCCCTGAGAGGATCACGGAAGTAAATCCTGCTGAAATACTCGACAGCGTAGCGCAGAGTGAGCTAACTGGAAACTTTTCCATGTCTCGAGCTTCAATTGTTCATCCTCCTCAAAGTTTCTTCGCATTGTAA